A section of the Pochonia chlamydosporia 170 chromosome 2, whole genome shotgun sequence genome encodes:
- a CDS encoding fatty acid synthase subunit alpha (similar to Coccidioides immitis RS XP_001241314.1) codes for MRPEVEQELAHTLLVELLAYQFASPVRWIETQDVFLAERTAERIVEVGPADTLGVMAKRTLASKYESYDAAKSVQRQILCYNKDAKEIYYDVDPVEEEPEPAAGSGSPAGDAPASAAAPAAPAAAAAPPPPSSGPAAQVPDEPVQATDIVRALIAQKLKKPLLEVPLNKAIKDLVGGKSTLQNEILGDLGKEFGSTPEKPEDTPLDELGASMQATFDGNLGKQSQSLIARLISSKMPGGFNITAARKYLETRWGLGAGRQDGALLLALTMEPAARLGSEGDAKAFLDDVTQKYAANAGVSLTSASSSGPAGGAGAGMMMDPAAIDALTKDQRALFKQQLELFARYLKMDLRSGDKAAIDSQKSEKVLQAQLDLWTAEHGDFYAAGIEPVFSPLKARTYDSSWNWARQDALNMYFDIIFGRLQVVDREIVSQCIRIMNRSNPKLLDFMQYHIDNCPTERGETYKLAKELGQQLIENCKEVLDVSPVYKDVAVPTGPRTTVDARGNLNYEEVPRASCRKLEHYVQQMAEGGKISEYGNRTKVQNDLQRIYKLIKQQHKMSKTSQLEIKSLYGDVLRSLAMNESQILSKENSKGKKGGLRGSSQNKGKVETIPFLHLKRKTLHGWDYSKKLTAVYLNCLENSAKDGVTYHGKHVLMTGAGAGSIGAEVLQGLISGGAKVVVTTSRFSREVTEYYQSMYSRYGSRGSQIVVVPFNQGSKQDVEALVEYIYDTKNGLGWDLDYIVPFAAISENGRQIDAIDSRSELAHRIMLTNLIRLLGCVKAQKADRGFETRPAQVVLPLSPNHGTFGNDGLYSESKLALETLFNRWYSESWANYLTVCGAVIGWTRGTGLMSGNNIVAEGVEAFGVRTFSQQEMAFNLLGLMSPTIVDLCQAEPVFADLNGGLQFIPNLNEAMTKLRKDIMETSEIRRAVSKESAIENTIVNGADSEVLYKKKTIAPRANIKFDFPPLPDWKKEVEPINDKLKGMVDLEKVVVVTGFAEVGPWGNSRTRWEMEAYGEFSLEGCVEMAWIMGLIRNHNGNIKGKPYSGWVDAKSGEPVDDKDIKQKYEKHILEHSGIRLIEPELFDGYDPNQKQLLHEVVIEEDLEPFEASKETAEEFKREHGDKVEIFEIPDSGEYIVRMRKGASLWIPKALRFDRLVAGQIPTGWDPKRYGIPEDIISQVDPVTLFLLVSTAEALLTAGITDPYEFYKYVHVSEVGNCVGSGMGGSAALRGMHKDRFLDKPLQNDILQESFINTMAAWVNMLLMSSSGPIKTPVGACATAVESIDIGYETIMEGKARVCFVGGFDDFGEEGSYEFANMKATSNTVDEFKHGRTPKEMSRPTTTTRNGFMESQGCGIQVIMTAQLALDMGVPIYGVLALTTTASDKIGRSVPAPGQGVLTTAREHAGKFPSPLLDINYRRRQIERRKKQIKQWQESELEYIHDEIDAMKAQDSSFDDKAYAQERFLHIAKEAGRQEKELLRSMGNNFWKSDTSIAPLRGALATWGLTIDDLDVASFHGTSTKANDKNESSVICQQLRHLGRSKGNAVMGIFQKYLTGHPKGAAGAWMMNGCLQVLNSGLVPGNRNADNVDPVMEQYDLIVYPSRSIQTDGIKAFSVTSFGFGQKGAQAIGIHPKYLFATLDQKTYQEYCTKVEARQKKAYRYFHNGLINNSLFVAKSKAPYTDEQLSKVLLNPDARVSEDKKSSELKYSENFMKQSEKVMSSARAAETEKVMEALAHKVANKNSNVGVDVEDISAVNIENETFLERNFTSLEISYCKSAPSPQSSFAGRWSAKEAVFKSLGVASKGAGAAMKEIEIFKDDKGAPMVKLHGEAALAAKKAGVKDIALSISHSDNQAIAVAVANF; via the exons ATGCGCCCCGAAGTCGAGCAAGAGCTTGCTCACACTCTGCTCGTTGAGCTTCTGGCCTACCAGTTTGCCTCACCTGTAAGATGGATTGAGACTCAGGACGTGTTCCTCGCCGAGAGAACGGCTGAGCGTATCGTCGAGGTTGGTCCTGCCGACACCCTCGGTGTCATGGCCAAGCGAACCCTGGCATCCAAGTACGAGTCCTACGATGCCGCCAAGTCCGTTCAGCGACAAATTCTCTGCTACAACAAGGACGCCAAAGAAATCTACTATGACGTTGACCCTGTTGAGGAAGAGCCTGAGCCCGCTGCCGGCTCCGGTTCACCAGCTGGTGATGCTCCAGCTTCTGCCGCGGCTCCCGCTGCCcctgcggctgcggctgctcctcctcctccgagCTCAGGTCCCGCTGCCCAGGTTCCCGATGAACCTGTTCAAGCCACTGATATCGTCCGCGCTCTGATTGCGCAAAAACTGAAGAAGCCTCTTCTCGAGGTTCCTCTAAacaaggccatcaaggacCTTGTCGGCG GCAAATCCACACTTCAAAATGAAATTCTTGGTGACCTCGGCAAGGAATTCGGGTCCACACCCGAAAAGCCTGAAGATACCCCTCTGGACGAGCTCGGTGCCTCAATGCAGGCCACTTTCGatggcaaccttggcaaGCAGTCTCAGTCATTGATTGCAAGATTGATTTCCTCCAAGATGCCTGGtggcttcaacatcacagctGCGCGCAAATATCTCGAGACAAGATGGGGCTTAGGAGCCGGTCGCCAGGATGGcgccttgttgctggcccTGACTATGGAGCCCGCCGCTCGTCTTGGATCTGAAGGCGATGCCAAAGCTTTCCTCGACGATGTCACTCAGAAATATGCTGCAAACGCTGGTGTCAGCTTAACCAGCGCGTCATCTTCCGGTCCCGCTGGCGGTGCCGGCGCCGGCATGATGATGGATCCTGCTGCAATTGATGCGCTTACCAAGGATCAGCGAGCTCTtttcaagcagcagcttgagctgttCGCTCGATATCTCAAGATGGACCTTCGATCAggcgacaaggctgccattgACTCACAAAAGTCCGAAAAGGTCCTCCAAGCACAACTCGACTTGTGGACTGCTGAGCATGGGGATTTCTATGCCGCCGGTATTGAGCCTGTTTTCAGCCCCCTCAAGGCTCGTACTTACGACTCTTCTTGGAACTGGGCTCGCCAGGACGCTCTCAACATGTACTTTGACATCATTTTCGGCCGCCTTCAAGTGGTTGACCGCGAGATTGTCAGCCAGTGTATTCGCATCATGAACCGCTCCAACCCGAAGCTCTTGGACTTCATGCAGTATCACATCGACAACTGCCCCACAGAGCGTGGAGAGACATACAAGCTCGCCAAGGAGCTCGGGCAGCAGCTTATTGAGAACTGCAAGGAGGTCTTGGACGTCTCTCCGGTTTACAAGGATGTTGCTGTCCCTACTGGTCCTCGGACTACTGTCGATGCTCGAGGCAATCTCAACTACGAGGAAGTTCCTCGTGCCAGCTGCCGCAAGCTTGAGCACTACGTTCAGCAGATGGCAGAGGGTGGCAAGATCTCAGAGTATGGTAACCGTACCAAGGTCCAGAACGATCTCCAGCGCATCTACAAGCTCATCAAGCAGCAACACAAGATGTCCAAGACATCTCAGCTTGAAATCAAGAGCCTGTACGGTGATGTCCTGCGCTCCCTTGCCATGAATGAAAGCCAGATCCTCTCCAAGGAGAATagcaagggcaagaagggcggTCTGCGTGGCAGCAGCCAgaacaagggcaaggttGAGACCATTCCCTTCCTTCACCTCAAGCGCAAGACGCTGCACGGTTGGGACTACAGCAAGAAGCTTACTGCTGTTTACCTGAACTGCCTCGAGAATAGTGCAAAGGACGGTGTGACTTACCATGGCAAGCACGTCCTCATGACTGGTGCAGGTGCTGGATCCATTGGTGCTGAAGTCCTCCAGGGTCTTATTAGTGGTGGTGCCAAGGTTGTCGTGACTACCAGCCGATTCTCTCGTGAGGTCACCGAGTATTATCAGTCCATGTATTCCCGATATGGATCTCGCGGCTCCCAGATTGTCGTGGTTCCTTTCAACCAGGGCAGCAAGCAAGATGTTGAGGCGCTCGTCGAGTACATCTATGATACCAAGAACGGTCTTGGCTGGGATCTTGACTACATTGTTCCTTTCGCTGCCATCTCCGAGAATGGCCGCCAGATTGATGCTATTGACTCGCGCTCTGAGCTTGCTCACAGAATCATGCTTACCAACCTGATCCGTCTCTTGGGCTGTGTGAAGGCTCAAAAGGCTGATCGTGGCTTTGAGACTCGACCTGCTCAAGTTGTCCTTCCTCTCTCCCCCAACCACGGCACCTTTGGCAACGACGGTCTCTACTCCGAGTCCAAGCTTGCTCTGGAGACCCTCTTCAACCGGTGGTATTCTGAGAGCTGGGCCAACTACCTCACCGTTTGCGGTGCCGTCATCGGCTGGACTCGTGGAACTGGTCTCATGTCTGGCAACAACATTGTCGCCGAAGGTGTTGAGGCTTTTGGCGTCCGTACCTTTTCTCAGCAGGAAATGGCTTTCAACTTGCTGGGTCTGATGTCTCCTACCATCGTCGACCTCTGCCAAGCTGAGCCCGTCTTCGCTGATCTCAACGGTGGTCTGCAGTTCATCCCCAATCTCAACGAGGCAATGACCAAGCTCCGCAAGGACATCATGGAGACTAGCGAAATTCGCAGGGCCGTCTCCAAGGAAAGCGCCATTGAGaacaccattgtcaacggcGCCGATTCCGAGGTCCTatacaagaagaagactaTTGCACCCCGTGCCAACATCAAATTCGACTTCCCTCCCTTGCCAGACtggaagaaggaggttgagcccatcaacgacaagctcaagggcATGGTCGACCTTGAAAAGGTTGTCGTCGTCACCGGTTTTGCTGAAGTCGGCCCTTGGGGTAACTCCCGTACTCgatgggagatggaggctTACGGCGAATTCTCTCTCGAGGGCTGCGTTGAGATGGCTTGGATCATGGGCCTCATTCGCAATCACAACGGTAACATCAAGGGCAAGCCTTATTCCGGCTGGGTCGACGCCAAGTCTGGCGAACCcgtcgacgacaaggacatcaagCAGAAGTACGAGAAGCACATTTTGGAGCACTCCGGTATCCGTCTGATTGAGCCTGAGCTATTCGACGGCTACGATCCCAACCAGAAGCAGCTCCTCCACGAGGTGGTCATTGAGGAAGATCTCGAGCCCTTCGAGGCCTCCAAGGAGACTGCCGAGGAGTTCAAGCGTGAGCACGGCGACAAGGTTGAAATCTTTGAGATTCCAGACAGCGGCGAATACATTGTTCGCATGCGAAAGGGTGCGTCTCTCTGGATTCCCAAGGCGCTTCGGTTCGATCGTCTTGTCGCTGGCCAGATCCCAACAGGCTGGGACCCCAAGCGATACGGTATTCCAGAAGATATCATCTCTCAGGTCGACCCTGTcaccctcttcctcctcgtaTCCACTGCTGAGGCTTTGTTGACTGCTGGTATCACCGATCCTTATGAGTTCTACAAGTACGTCCACGTTTCCGAGGTGGGCAACTGTGTCGGATCCGGCATGGGCGGTTCTGCTGCGCTTCGAGGCATGCACAAGGATCGTTTCTTGGACAAGCCTCTTCAGAACGATATCCTTCAGGAGtccttcatcaacaccatggctgcCTGGGTCAACATGTTGCTCATGTCTTCTTCGGGCCCCATCAAGACTCCTGTCGGTGCGTGCGCTACTGCTGTTGAATCTATTGATATTGGTTACGAGACCATCATGGAAGGCAAGGCTCGTGTTTGCTTCGTCGGTGGTTTCGATgactttggcgaggaagGTTCCTACGAatttgccaacatgaaggCCACCAGCAACACTGTGGATGAGTTCAAGCACGGACGAACCCCCAAGGAGATGTCCCgtcccaccaccaccacccgtAACGGCTTCATGGAGTCCCAGGGTTGCGGTATCCAGGTCATCATGACTGCCCAGCTCGCCTTGGACATGGGTGTGCCCATTTACGGTGTTCTGGCCCTCACCACTACTGCTTCTGACAAGATTGGCCGCTCTGTGCCTGCTCCTGGTCAGGGTGTTCTCACCACTGCTCGCGAGCATGCTGGCAAGTTCCCCTCGCCTCTGCTGGACATCAActaccgccgccgccagatTGAGCGTCGCAAGAAGCAGATTAAGCAGTGGCAGGAATCTGAGCTTGAGTATATTCACGATGAGATTGATGCCATGAAGGCTCAGGATTCGTCGTTTGATGACAAGGCTTATGCTCAAGAACGGTTCCTGCACATCGCCAAGGAGGCTGGCcgacaagaaaaggagcttCTCCGCAGCATGGGCAACAACTTCTGGAAGAGTGATACCAGCATTGCACCTCTTCGTGGTGCTCTCGCTACATGGGGCCTTACCATTGACGATCTTGACGTCGCCTCCTTCCACGGTACCTCGACCAAGGCCAACGACAAGAACGAGTCATCAGTCATTTGCCAGCAGCTGCGCCATCTTGGTCGATCCAAGGGCAACGCCGTCATGGGTATCTTCCAGAAGTATCTCACCGGTCACCCCAAGGGTGCTGCCGGTGCCTGGATGATGAACGGCTGTCTCCAAGTTCTCAACAGCGGTTTGGTCCCCGGTAACCGCAACGCTGACAATGTTGATCCTGTCATGGAGCAGTATGACCTGATTGTCTATCCCAGCCGCTCCATCCAAACCGATGGAATCAAGGCGTTCTCCGTCACCTCGTTTGGTTTCGGTCAGAAGGGTGCTCAGGCTATTGGTATCCACCCCAAGTACCTCTTTGCCACTCTCGACCAGAAGACCTACCAGGAGTACTGCACCAAGGTGGAGGCCCGTCAGAAGAAGGCCTACCGCTACTTCCACAAcggcctcatcaacaacagtCTGTTTGtggccaagtccaaggctCCCTACACCGACGAGCAGCTCAGCAAGGTGCTGCTTAACCCCGACGCCCGTGTGAgcgaggacaagaagtcTTCTGAGCTGAAGTACTCTGAGAACTTCATGAAGCAGTCCGAGAAGGTCATGAGCTCTGCCCGTGCTGCGGAAACGGAGAAGGTCATGGAGGCTCTGGCTCACAAGgttgccaacaagaacagcaatgttggtgttgatgtcgaggaCATTTCAGCCGTCAACATTGAGAATGAGACTTTCTTGGAGCGCAACTTCACATCCCTGGAGATTAGCTACTGCAAGTCTGCTCCCAGCCCGCAGAGCTCGTTTGCCGGGCGCTGGAGTGCCAAGGAGGCGGTATTCAAGTCTCTCGGTGTTGCCAGCAAGGGCGCTGGTGCTGCCATGAAGGAGATTGAAATTTTCAAGGATGACAAGGGTGCTCCCATGGTCAAG CTCCACGGTGAAGCTGCCCTcgctgccaagaaggctggtgTGAAGGACATTGCTCTGTCCATTTCGCACTCTGACAACCAGGCCATCGCTGTTGCGGTTGCCAACTTTTAA
- a CDS encoding LSM domain-containing protein, whose product MLPLSLLNAAQGHPMLVELKNGETLNGHLVQCDTWMNLTLREVVQTSPGGDKFVRLKEAYVKGNNIKYLRVDDDIINQVTESQKGQQGNFRGGRGGHGQSRGDHGHGGRGGGDRGRGGRGGGRGGRGRGRGQ is encoded by the exons ATG CTGCCGCTCAGTCTTCTCAACGCCGCCCAAGGGCACCCCATGCTCGTGGAGCTCAAGAACGGCGAGACCCTGAACGGACATCTCGTCCAGTGCGATACGTGGATGAACCTCACTCTGCGGGAGGTTGTGCAAACTAGTCCT GGAGGCGACAAATTCGTACGATTAAAAGAAGCTTATGTCAAGGGAAATAAT ATCAAATACCTCCgcgtcgacgacgacatcatcaaccaagtcacCGAGTCCCAAAAGGGCCAACAGGGGAATTTCAGAGGCGGACGAGGTGGCCACGGCCAATCGAGAGGAGACCATGGTCACGGCGGTCGTGGAGGTGGTGATAGAGGGCGAGGTGGACGGGGCGGTGGACGGGGTGGAAGGGGAAGAGGTCGTGGGCAATGA
- a CDS encoding pentatricopeptide repeat protein (similar to Metarhizium acridum CQMa 102 XP_007813102.1), which yields MRGSQLIYDGLWRCLCPAVDGPALRRAVCLRTPLMAQPSRPTTSCTRFTQTRHISAARLRELAEAKLRAPPHIEHEIPRAARLLTPKPPTKETLRDASVEEIFAALVTIRDPRGWTFHGQEVDRHDRIVLLVKHLLSSRGRTPNPFLYECMMDAMVYPQGSVKGIRKLIDDMASQNLKLTATMCQSALAALANHPDYTLRQEILDTMQDFWFTVDTTAQQKVVLGLLRDEQYELAYTRLTQMIEKKAVIPTWVFDIFIMVFGKVGFVDEMMLLLYRRKTIRSDDDALSSILYYVLDVCSSSFHLPGTLFAWNSVVRNSLLQPADGIVENVLATAARHGDASLATEALDMLSQRTRVQAYHYEAVSEAFTATGDMTGAFRTLCIMEKNGMRIGRRNTRAVYEALRRHSQLIGDAERAVRSMAQEEEGLPVAVVGVVIEAIAETQGSEAAMDLYRDVGALCGGEHVNATVMQTLLINSYDKTTLAIVKDYSTQIAEGDDPVREAQVYGTLVTKCAEAGALDLAFRFANQLLGMGGARGDGDLNWVKVLVSKAAEREDKRIWGVVDELRKDEEMGALVGRVLRQMRITRRASLRV from the coding sequence ATGCGCGGTAGTCAATTGATATACGATGGGCTCTGGCGCTGCCTATGCCCGGCTGTGGATGGCCCAGCTTTGCGCCGCGCTGTGTGTTTGCGTACGCCGTTGATGGCTCAACCCTCACGACCGACTACGAGTTGTACACGGTTTACACAGACGAGACATATATCGGCTGCGAGACTAAGAGAACTCGCCGAAGCAAAACTACGTGCACCTCCGCATATCGAGCACGAGATTCCCCGGGCGGCAAGGCTCCTGACACCCAAACCACCTACCAAAGAGACACTTCGCGATGCATCCGTGGAGGAAATCTTTGCTGCGCTGGTAACCATTCGAGATCCTCGGGGATGGACCTTCCACGGGCAAGAAGTCGACCGCCACGACCGAATAGTTCTGCTTGTCAAGCATCTCCTGTCCTCGCGGGGCCGGACACCCAACCCCTTTTTGTACGAGTGCATGATGGACGCCATGGTCTACCCCCAAGGATCCGTCAAGGGCATCCGCAAGctcatcgacgacatggccTCTCAAAACCTGAAGCTCACGGCGACCATGTGTCAAAGTGCGCTGGCCGCCCTAGCAAATCACCCGGACTACACGCTGCGGCAGGAGATTCTGGACACGATGCAAGATTTCTGGTTCACAGTCGACACAACAGCGCAGCAGAAGGTTGTTCTGGGGCTCCTACGCGATGAACAGTATGAACTGGCGTACACTCGTCTCACGCAGATgattgagaagaaggcggtgATCCCCACGTGGGTATTTGACATATTCATCATGgtttttggcaaagtcggTTTTGTGGATGAaatgatgctgcttctgtaCCGACGGAAGACCATACGGAGCGACGATGACGCTCTTTCCAGCATTCTCTACTACGTACTCGATGTGTGCAGCTCATCATTCCACCTCCCCGGCACACTATTCGCCTGGAACAGCGTGGTCAGAAACTCGCTCCTCCAGCCCGCAGACGGGATCGTGGAAAACGTCCTCGCAACAGCAGCGCGACACGGGGACGCATCTCTCGCCACAGAAGCGCTGGATATGCTCTCACAGCGCACACGCGTGCAGGCGTACCACTACGAAGCGGTATCCGAGGCCTTCACCGCAACAGGAGACATGACAGGCGCGTTTCGAACGCTCTGTATCATGGAGAAGAACGGCATGCGGATCGGCCGGCGCAACACGCGAGCGGTGTACGAAGCGCTCCGACGGCACTCCCAGCTCATTGGCGATGCGGAGAGGGCAGTCCGCTCCATGGcgcaggaggaggagggacTTCCCGTGGCAGTGGTCGGCGTGGTAATTGAGGCGATTGCCGAGACGCAGGGCTCCGAGGCGGCTATGGACCTGTACCGTGATGTTGGGGCCCTTTGTGGCGGCGAGCACGTCAACGCGACGGTGATGCAGACTCTCCTTATAAACAGTTACGATAAGACTACACTTGCGATCGTGAAAGACTACTCTACACAGATTGCGGAGGGTGATGATCCCGTGAGGGAGGCGCAGGTGTATGGGACGCTGGTGACGAAGTGCGCTGAAGCAGGGGCGCTGGATCTGGCGTTTCGGTTTGCGAATCAGCTGCTTGGGATGGGGGGTGCACGAGGGGATGGTGATTTGAATTGGGTGAAGGTGTTGGTGAGCAAGgcggcggagagggaggatAAGAGGATATGGGGGGTTGTGGATGAGTTGAGGAAGGATGAGGAGATGGGGGCTTTGGTGGGGAGGGTGTTGAGACAGATGAGGATAACGAGGAGGGCTAGTTTGAGGGTGTGA
- a CDS encoding cycloheximide resistance protein (similar to Aspergillus niger CBS 513.88 XP_001394871.1), with protein sequence MADIIRDAPLGQLIRWATSNRLLQYPEEKPDFKLPQPWQLLLDNPNAVIDESTAPQTPASSSSSTAGDDNNTQTQPQDAEKQQESDTGSPAPLHLHRTKTPTETPAFSPSRLEAEQTHAIEKVQSVPIVPRRTKDGAILVDWYYSDDADNPQNWSNKKRGLVAAIICLYTFVVYTSSAIYTTSTQGIMEQFHVSQLKATLGLSLYVLGYGIGPLLFSPLSEIPRIGRNPVYIITMFLFVILSIPTAFAPNFAGLMVLRFLQGFFGSPCLASGGASIGDMYSLMAMPYGLVMWVSAAYCGPALGPLLSGFSVPVKGWRWSLFESIWASSPILLAMFVSLPETSGPNILLRRARRLRTLTGNPRFMSQSEIDQRNMKVSHIFLDALIKPIEITFKDPAVLFVQIYTAIIYGIYYSFFEVFPLVYPVYYHMNLGQVGLVFLCILVSCILGIAIYCGYLYFYMDPRIRKFGFPVQESRLIPALPAAFGPTIGLFLFAWTARESIHWIAPTIGITIYGATCFVVMQCIFVYVPLSYPQYAASLFAANDFFRSALACGSVLFAHPLFGNLGVAKGVSLLGGLSVIGIVGIWLLYFYGARLRALN encoded by the exons ATGGCAGACATCATTCGTGACGCACCCCTCGGGCAACTCATCCGCTGGGCCACATCAaaccgcctcctccaatACCCCGAAGAAAAGCCCGACTTCAAGCTCccccagccatggcaactCCTCCTCGACAACCCCAACGCCGTCATCGACGAGTCCACCGCTCCCCAAACCccagcatcctcctcctcatccacagccggcgacgacaacaacaCCCAAACTCAACCCCAAGATGCTGAAAAGCAACAGGAGTCTGATACAGGGTCTCCTGCTcccctccacctccaccgcACCAAAACTCCCACCGAAACACCAGCCTTCTCCCCCTCCCGCCTCGAAGCCGAGCAAACCCACGCCATCGAAAAGGTCCAGTCCGTCCCCATTGTCCCCCGGCGCACAAAGGACGGCGCCATCCTCGTCGACTGGTACTACAGCGACGACGCCGACAACCCGCAGAACTGGTCCAACAAGAAGCGCggcctcgtcgccgccatcatctgcctGTACACCTTTGTCGTGTACACCTCGTCCGCCATCTACACCACCTCCACGCAGGGCATCATGGAGCAGTTCCACGTGTCACAGCTCAAGGCCACGCTCGGTCTGTCCCTGTACGTGCTTGGTTATGGCATCGGccctctcctcttctcgcCGCTCAGTGAGATCCCCCGTATCGGCAGGAACCCCGTCTACATTATCACCATGTTCCTGTTCGTCATCCTGTCCATCCCCACTGCCTTTGCCCCCAACTTTGCTGGCCTGATGGTGCTTCGGTTCCTGCAGGGCTTTTTTGGATCGCCGTGCTTAGCTTCTGGCGGCGCATCCATTGGTGACATGTActcattgatggccatgccATACGGACTCGTGATGTGGGTCAGTGCGGCGTACTGCGGACCAGCACTAGGTCCGCTGCTTTCAGGTTTTTCCGTTCCGGTCAAAGGGTGGAGATGGTCACTTTTTGAGAGCATTTGGGCGTCTTCTCCGATTCTCCTGGCCATGTTTGTGTCCCTCCCGGAGACAAGTGGGCCCAACATTCTCCTCCGCCGGGCCCGACGTCTCCGGACCCTCACCGGAAACCCGCGCTTCATGTCCCAGTCCGAAATCGACCAGCGCAACATGAAAGTCTCGCACATCTTCCTCGACGCGCTCATCAAACCCATCGAAATCACATTCAAAGACCCCGCCGTTCTCTTCGTCCAGATCTACACCGCCATCATCTACGGCATCTACTACTCCTTCTTCGAGGTCTTCCCGCTCGTCTACCCCGTCTACTACCACATGAACCTCGGCCAGGTCggcctcgtcttcctctgCATCCTCGTCTCCTGCATCCTCGGCATCGCCATCTACTGCGGCTACCTCTACTTCTACATGGACCCTCGCATCCGCAAGTTCGGCTTCCCCGTCCAGGAGAGCAGGTTGATCCCTGCGCTTCCCGCAGCCTTTGGTCCCACGATCGGTCTCTTCCTGTTTGCGTGGACCGCCCGCGAGAGCATCCACTGGATTGCGCCCACCATCGGCATCACCATCTACGGCGCGACGTGCTTTGTCGTCATGCAGTGCATCTTTGTGTACGTGCCGTTGAGTTATCCGCAGTATGCGGCTAGTTTGTTTGCCGCGAATGACTTCTTCAGGAGTGCCTTGGCGTGTGGGAGTGTGCTTTTTGCGCATCCGCTGTTTGGGAACCTTGGTGTTGCGAAGGGCGTTTCGCTGCTGGGTGGGCTGAGTGTGATTGGGATTGTGGGCATTTGGCTGCTGTACTTTTATGGTGCGCGGCTTCGTGCGCTGA ATTGA